CAATTTGACCATCCCCTTCACACCAGGACACGGAAAACATGAAAAGGCGGCCACTAGAAGATACAAGTATAGGGTAGTATTCGTGTACACGAGGCGGGATTGGAGTGGTTTGAATTCCAATCCAAAAGCCTCGTTCTATGTCATATGCTGCAAGCTTGTCTGTTTcagaataaacataaaacatCCTGCCACAAACAATTCCAGAACGAGCAACCCCAAAATCAAAAGGCAACCTTGGGATTTCAGTCCATTTATTTGACACAGAATCATAGATTTCTCCAGAGTCCAGAGGCTCATCCCAGGATCCCAAACCTCCTACAGCTATCAACAAGAACCTTTTACTGCCCTTTGAGCTTGAATGGTCACTTTTTTGTCTAACGAATTTGTATGCCTTTCGACTGGGCAAAGACAAAGCTTCCGTCTCATTAATAGAAGATCTGCAGTGACGTCTCAGTGAAAGCTTGTGAGGATCCTCATAAACATCTGAAATGCCACCAATCCTTGATCTTGGAAAGCGTCTATCCTGCCGACTTTGATGACTTTGGCAAGTTGGAAAATCCAAACTGACCTCAGAGACTCCTAATATAGGATTTGATCTAGCATATTTCATGTACGGCATTTTACGCCAAGATTTTGTCAATGGACTAAATACAAGAACCCCTTTGTGTGTCCTGTAAGAGCTTCTATCCACTTTCCCAAAGTTAGTGAGGCTAGAACACCCTCCAACTATGAAGATATCATCATGTATACCAGCAACAGAGAACAAGAACCTTCCTCGGAGAAAATGAGCATCAATCCTGTGCCACTGATTCAGAGACACGTCCAGTGCATGTATCTCACCAGAACAAAAGCCATCTTTAACAGCACCAAACAGAAATAACCATGGACTCTGATAGGAACCCTCCCTTCTCATTTGGAGAAATCTAGGAGTGGTGGTCAAGGACCTCCATTTTTTGCACACAAGTCGGGCATTCATGAGACTTGTCAATGGGAGCCTAACCAAACACATTTCAAGAATATCATCAGGAAGAAAGATATGCATTGTATTGTTTGTCAAAAATTCTTCAAGCTCTGAATTCTTTCGGTTGTGTCTCCTCCAAAACCTGTCCTTCACCCCATACGAAAAGCAATCCACGGCAGTTTCTTCAGGGCCACAAATCGGCTTATATCCCTTTCCCTCGTCACTGGCACTAGATCTCCTTCTACTGTTTGAATCACCAAAATCATCACTGGTGTCAGCACCTACCTTGCAGCCCCCACCTCGTCCATAAAGATTTAAGCATCTTAAAGAAACTCCATtcacatcaccatcttcttcccCGGCATTCctgttattcttcttcttcaacctcTGACTGAAACTCCTAACAAGTCGCTTTGACACACTCAAATTCTGTAAATCTTGACAATAAGATTCGTCTGCCCCCAATCTTCCAGAAAACATTATGCTCACTAATTCTtcacaaaaaaatatacaacacCCATCGCTATCTGGCAAATATGCGTATAGAGCAGCACGCAAGCCCCCCTTCTACGATTCATcaaatcaaaagaaagaaaaaaaatacagattTAAGCATTGTCAAGGAATAGAAGACACATACACACCCCTTGCAAAGCCACTGGGCATTAATGTCCCAGTTAACTTTTCACATCTAAACCCcagaattttataattaaaacaaaagggAAAACGAAAGTGatcctgaaaataaaaataaaaaataaaaaaaatggatttttacCTGGCAAAGCCAATCAAAGAGTCCAGATCCTGAAGGAAAACGTACAAGTATGATTAAAATAGGCAGTTTAATAGGAAAGTAGCGGTATGTGATGTCGGAAGAAGGTTGTGAGAGAGTGATTATAGTAAATCCCTGTGATGAGTGTGAACAGTGAGTTGTAGCATATATTTCGCAGAAGCAAAGACATTGATTTCATAGAGACACATAACTTTGCGGTTTGACGAATCTAACACATAACGGAAACCTCACAGAATTCCAAAGacggaaagagaaaaaggaaaaggaaaagaaagaagacttACATTGCAATGCAAttgggaaaaaaatgaaatgaatcaCCAATTTCTTACTCCATTGGAAATGCTCCTCTTATACCTACTCCAACTTTACCTTTTCCATTTTATGCCTCACAtccaaaaatcaaacaaaaaaaaataaaaatatcaataataattaaataaatacaaacaaaaaatttggACAGTAAACAACAATGTTCTGGCTTGATTGGTCGCGACGAGAATTTAGTAAAGCCGCTGCAACGCTGAAGAAAAGCGACCCGTCGATTTctcctttttaatatttatattaatattttttatttattattctgcAGCTAATCTTTTTTtcctaactttttcttttcttttctttttctttatgctTTTTTCCGCACTCATACGCTGCTAACATGTTTTGTAATGAtacatctaataaaaaaaatgtcatgtaataataataactctATACTCAGCATTCAATTCCCCATGTGTGTGATTTAATGAAGCCACGTTTCACCTTTAACGGTTACCCTTCACTTCACTCTCTGCAACGTTTTCACGTTTCTCTCTCTTCTAGGTCAGAAGAATTAAAGTAGGtaaattttgaagaagaaaatggcgAAACcctaaattacaaaaaaacatGGGTATGGGTTGTGTTTGAAAAAGATGATGAATCCATGTCTCAGGaacatttatatcaaattgtgggaatgtttttgaaacaaatttaattacgtttttaccAAACTAAAAATTCTCGTATGATAAATATTCTGAATCTAAATTTAATCTCGATACGATGGAATTATTAATCTTAATATAAgtcaaaaatgtttttaattttactaaaaattagacttagtcttttttttaatttttaatttaatttagtttcttaatttataaaatgtgtgaatttattttttttaattaaattttattaaatttatttaatattttaaacatattctATAAGACTTACTTTCACTTTGACACGTTTTTTtcgttaatattaattaataaacgttaataaaatcttaaataaatttaacaaaatttaattaaaaatattatatttacataattcTAAAAACGTGaataaagagaaattaattttaattttcacttgaaaaaaattaaggaatataacatatttaattcatcttaatatatatagttaatttatgaaattaaagaaggttcattttataatttttcgtATCAATATAAGCATAGTAGTACTACTGTTATCAGAGCATCATTCGTTACATCAATAAAGTTGTATTATTAGAgaaagttataataatattagatcaattaattaaaatgcatgtgtccaatttcttaatttcaaataaaaattcatttcgagtttcttcttcttctttttttcatttcaagttTCTAATCAAAGAGAGGAGAAAAGAGATAAATAcctgttataaaataattattcacaaGGGTAACAATGctcaattgaaaatatattagtataacCCAAGAATTTTCGGTGTTACTTTAGAAAATGGTGATTAATATATAactacatatattatttattttaatacaaatgCTACATGAAATTAAGTATAAAGACCATAGTGAAAAGTAAATTAAAGTCgtgtaaagttaaaaattaaaattatttagcaATTTTTTAAGTTCAACATTATTTTGAAACTACTTCTTTTGTCTTACACCAATTATTTTGGGATGAGAGTGAAGAAGACTAAGATGtgaaatttattgttaaaagttACTTTAGTaagtcttttttctttctttctcagaGCTACTTTTTTGCAtctatttttatagaaaaaaaaaactctttaaatttttaagagctactaatttatttattttaacaaacagAGTTTTCTTCGAATGagcttttcttttaattactacaaaaagtcatttttgtaGTACGGAAGACTACACATAAGATctttaatttatctatttttcatttacatCATCCTTTTTGTCTTCCTAATTCGGGATAGAAATGATATTATAACATGCATATATAGTAAAATGTATACGTGCAGatattgctatttttttttacagtgtATAGGAGAAAATATCTATTACTATTCAGCATTTAATATAATAGTATGTAATAGTTCTAGAGTTCAGGTCAAATGTCATATTCTGTGTAATTAATTTACACATGACGAAACTTTTACTCAATATATGTAGGAAAATGTAGAGTAGTATATGATAATAgtatatcagaaaaaaaaaataatatgccACTGCTGGCCATAAATTCCCAAACAAATATTGATAACAGTGGCACACTCCCCTGAGGCAGATTTGGCATTGCAGGAAAAGGTGGTTAATGTTGGTTTAGACAAGCACAGCAGGTTGAGTTTTTCATGGCAAACATCTCTTTGATATTCCTTGAATTGTGGTAGTTTTTGTTGGAAAAATCTCATTATACATActcatacaaataaattttactcttcaatttATTGTGAgtgattttcattaaattttaagaatctTTAAATAGGTATAAATTAGACCTTAggccaagtacaaataataaaaattgacaataaaatatcaatttacttaaaaataaaatttgcttattctatcataaaataatattttacctagataaacaaaaaatcaCATCTAtccattcttattttatctctatcaaatcaaattaaatattactatacctaaaattaataaaataataaatttctaaaatttaattttatcccAACCGTTTTCTCACAGAGAACATGGACTTTTGTGACAATTTTCATCGTTCCTTCTAATGCAGATAGATTAGTTAACCCAGAAAGGTTCTGGTTGAAGTTTGGTATATGGGATGTTATGGGTAACTAAGAAGTTGAGCTAACAGTTCTTACACCATCTCACCAACTCGCCCTGCATGCCTGACACATAGTTTTGGTATAAAACTCCCACATGCAACATCTGCAGCATACGCTCAAAAAACATCCCTAAACACTTGCAAAGTTCATGTCTTCAACCATGACTACTTTCGGTTTGTCAACAGTGGTTTTTTCAGTTCTTGTTCTAACATTATTGTCTGCAAATAGCCACACAACGGTTGTCGGAGCCCGCAATCTTCTAGAACCAACATTACCTAAGCCAGAAGTGCCACAACTTCCCAATGTTCCTGAGTTACCAAAGGTTCCAGAATTACCCAAAAATCCTGAGTTACCTAAGATTCCAGAAATTCCCAAAGTTCCCGAGTTACCTAAGGTTCCAGAATTACCCAAAATTCCTGAGTTACTTAAGGTTCCAGAAATATTCAAAGTTCCTGAGTTACCTAACATACCAAAACCTGAAACACCTAAAGTTCTAGAATTGCCTAAATTATCTGAGATAGCTAAGATTCCAGAATTTCCTAAAGCATTTCCAGCTACCCATCCTTGAGCTTGAATTATGTGTTTTGCAGTCTTGTCCTCTGGTCTATATTGCAATGCCTAGTTCATTTTGTTTGATGAATGTTAGATTATTTGTTTGAGTTGTTGTAATGGTTTACTTGTAGTTTTGAATCGTACTGGAAGTTATGTTCAGTTTTAAAGTTGTTTAAATCCTTCATGTGTCAGTGTTGTTATAAATTCAATAAGATTGTATTATCTGAAATCCAGTATAGTTAACGTTCTAAATCTTGTGCTTTTAGTTTATGCTGCgttgttttcttattttgacagtttcaatatatattttaaacttattttgaaGGTTTTcttgttatattattatctcCATTTGCCACgaataattatgttaaacaCGTATTAACTTGTTAAATCAGAAAGTTCAAGGTGAATTTAACGCATTAAAATTGAAGATGTagcttgagaaattaaaaaaaaaacgttattcTTTAACTAAAGAAAGGTGTTAATTACCTTagaaatgattttaattaaaattttacttatttaataaataattaggtattaatatttaataagtaactttgaactttttttttttgaaaattgtttattatttaatgtataaacTAAAAAGATTTAATCAATACGTTaaacaaatattgtttttgatgaaaatattaaaatttgtttattagaTTGACATGGTTTTGAATATCTtcacacaaaatttatatttaactggAGAAAGAAGAAGTGAGGTTGAGAGAAGAAGATGGCAAGGTCAATgttaatgtcaatgtcaatgTTGCATCTCTGTTTCTTCATACTCCTCGGAATCTTAACAAGAACTTCTCATGCCGTTCATGACAAATGCGCCGCCTGCAAAGCCGTCGCGGTATATATGCTATGCCGTCCTCATTTTCTCCCCAATCAAACTCAACATTGCATACATAATATAGATCCATTTAATCCTATCTTCTCTATCACTTTTATTAGATGATGTTATCGAATCACGTATCGTGGATTTGATCTCATTCTTTATTTGATATGCTATGGTAAATCATTTGGTATTTAGGTCTGACGATGGTTTGCACCTTGCAGGAGGAGCTGGAGATTGGGCTTTCCAGGGTAACgtctttatttgttatttatttttttttcaattatatggCTCTTTATTTTTTGGTTACACGATCGAATATCGAGACATTGCGTTTCCGCAGGAGAGGCCACGGAATCACTTGGATATGCGTCATCGATTGGACTCCAAAGGTCAGCGTGAAGGAAAGCTAATCGATTACACGTACGTATATCTAAATATGTGCTTAAATACTCTTCAATTTCAACACCTTTATTAATTATGGGAATATGTTTGGATTGATGCAAAATGAGGAAATGGAGTGCAATGGGATGGGAAGATACAAGGTTCCGTTCCTTTCAATTGGAGGGTGTGAGATGAATCTTCTTTTTGTGTTTGGCTCCTTAAGTGAGGAAAGTGTAGTTTAGGTGATGGAGTGCGCTTTCATTACTGATTATTGAAAAATCATTGGTTGAAATTGTAAACGATTTTAGAGTTTATGTATGTATTTGATTACATCATATTTCTCGaagttaattttgttattaacgATAATGACTTGGGAAGGTATTATATTCTTTGAAGTGCACTTTCATGATTCCATTTCAGTTATATATTCAAACATAGTCTGGGGAATTGTTAAAATTGATAGTGTGGTAGAGAGTTGTTGGCAGCTGAATCTTCTACCTTTTCATTTTTCAGAATTCAATCTGACATCTGACACTGAAACATTTGGTCATCTGATTTCTTCAAACAGTTGTATTTACATCTCTGTATGTTGATCTCTCgaatataaatgattttgctCTAGTCTTTTACTAACATCTCATGGCTGCATAACTTTGAAACTGTTTTATACAATACACAGAGTTAGCGAGCTAAGAGTTGTTGAACTTCTTGATGGCCTTTGCGAAAAGATGGAAGATTATACACTCAAGGTGCTTAATTATATACTTGTTCTTAACTGTTCCAGCTTCTAAATCTGTGGCTTTTTTTCTGTGTTAGTCTCTACATTTCTGAATTGAAATTTACTTATAAAAGCATCATACTTTTTCTATCGAATCAACTACTACTCCTTTTCTCCCTTTGCTTATACTCATATTTAGATACTCTAAAATGGGTGTTATTGGCTTTCACTTTCCATCTATTTTTGCAGAAAGATACAAGTACCCATGAATGGATCAAAGTGAATAGCTGGGATAACCTCACAAGTATGTAATCTATTTCATCCACCGTTTATCTAGCATACTCCACTACATGGAATTTCTCACTCTGTTATACTGCACATATATTTCCAGATGGGTTCTTCAATCCTAAGTATTCAAGTTTTCATGGCAAACGACGACTGGGGACTGTAGTTTAGAAAACACCCAtcctttattttaatgttgtgaCTGTCTTTACAAGAGATTAACGATTACTTTACTTGTTGGGGCAAAATGTATAGGGCtgttaaatttaagttattcTAAAAATTCACACAAGgcaagaatatatattttattagcatTTTGAATGCTATTCTTGAATTACTGGAAAGAAGAACACTGCAATTTGATAGGATTATTCTAGTATTCAATATTACGTTTGTTTGAGATGTTTGCATAGTAATCTACCAACGTGTCGCTTATGATACATACTTATGTCTTGTTTTGAAATCCTTATTTCGATGTGTAGCATGTTTATGAGGGCTTGGGTATTATGGAGTCCCCAAGTACCACATCAAGTAGTATGGATGTTTGGTAGAGTACTTGATAGGAACTTAACTTGGATATTATGGGGTGTTCAAGTCACTTGTTGAATTGAGTAGCATGGTGGAATAttgaagtgtttttttttttccctcttgTTCGTTAGTTCTTTTAGGGTGTTATCAGTTGGTATCTGAGCTAGTTTTTGGTAACCCAGAAAAGCCTGCCTATAGTCTGCCTATTGGTATCATTATGGGGTGCCTGAGTCCCATATCTAGTCGAGGTATTTGAGTGTTTTGTTCGCTCTCTTACTAGTTAGCTTTTGAGAGTGGGTTTCCAAGTGCTTGGGGGTACTTATCATTTCTTAAGTGGCTTCATTCTCCATTGATGGCTAGCTTTTAGGGAGAGTTCCCAAGTTTTTGGGTACTTTATCACATTTTCTATTTGATGGGTATTGTTCACATCTAACTGTATCAAACTAACCAGTGAACTATTGCAGTTTGTTGCATTGTGACGGCTATTCCAGTGTTGGCATTTTAgttttttgcttcttctttttaatgcagcaaatagaaaaactagagattttttcattttcatggtAGTTTTCTGAACAATACTCTTTCCTAAATTCTTCTCTTGGCAGATAAGCAAGAAGCTCGGGCATATTCAAAAGATATATCTTCTTATTGTGGAAGGTAAGAAGCAACTATCTgtatacttttactttttaataggGACATTTATGGATCAAAGCTTTGCCTTTATCTTTGCAACAAGTGATGCTAAAAACTTTTGTATTACATTTGTGCCCAAACCATCTCTGCACTATGACCAGATTACTGGAAGACACAGAGGATGAGGTGAATTTTCATGTTCTGATTTTTCAGCATTTGGCGCATATGTATTCATCTGCGTTATATTGCAatgctgatttttttttttttgtccaaaTGATGCCTATCTTGCAGTTGGCCGAATTGATCAAAAAAGGATCCGTTAAAGTAGGAGGTGTGAGCAAAGTTCTTTGTCAAGATTTAAGCAAACATTGCAGTCAAACGAGGTAACTTCAAAGATAGTTGTGGGGATTTATCTTAACACATTGGTTTGCTTGATAAGCCAGACATATATTTGTTAAATTCATGTTTTGTAATGGTTATTTGGGTGTTCAATAATATCTTTGTTATTGATTATGAACATTCTAACTTTTAGTATTAGTGAGGTGGCCTTCCTTCTGCCATATCTTCCTAGTAATAGTGTTTCTAGGAACAAATTAGAATGCATCTTGATGATTGGTGGTAGTGACCTTTGACCCATGTAGGATAATTTCGCACTTTGAAGGTCACCGACAACTAACTTTGAGGGGTTcagattataataaaataaataatgcttTTGATATTGTCATTATTAGCTTTAAATCTTGctttggattttttattttattttctgaagtCTCAAAAAATCCATTTACATCAAACTCACACCATATGAAGATGACTAGAAATGGCTCTATTCATACAGTGTATCACATGCGGCAGAGGTCGATGACGATGAGAATGATGAAGAGCTCTAAAACCATGGAACGACGGTGGCTGAAAATACCAGCTTTTGGGGCAGTTACAAATTGACAGAATGCATGGGATAATTTGTTACTGTTGGAATTGTCTTTGTTCTCGTTACAGTGGAAGACTCTTTCAGCAATATGGTGGACCGAActctaattattaatttaaggGTGGTGCTCTGCGCTCtaaaaatcttattttgctTTCtgtattttatagatatttggTAATACCTAATTCAGATAGATATTACGTCTACTGTTAAATAATAGATACATAACTGAGAAATCAactgattttcttttatcttatttttagtgGACCCGACACTGcgatataaaatttaagaactaTGACCCTAATCTCTTAAAATTAGTTGCACTTCACGTCACATATTTATTTGTTCTTGTTGAAACAGTAATTCAGTTCTTATGTAAGAAGTCAGTTCTTTTATAAGAAATGATGTTACAACCAAAAAAGTCATCAGAATAAGTTCACATCTTCAATCACAATTGGAGATGGCCATGTAATTTTGACAAAGACATTAGTGAAAAATGTTTGATCCGTATCCGAGATCAACAAATTAGACCATTAATCTGCAAATTTTCAGCCTATTCTCTAAGATTCAGCAGTTAGTATGGTGCTCTGGTCATGATTTGTGTTGTCGGAGTATACCTATCACCGGCTCACACTGCTTACTGGTTAAACGTTTCACCGACCTTACCGCTCCCTTTATTCTTTATAATGTCAGTGAAGAATACAGAAAAGATAAAATCCACCTATCTCGCATTTCATCTCACTCGAATTATACCACTCTTGAGAGCAAAGTAATTGGAACTGATGAATATAACCCCTGAAACTGAAGAAACTTCTGATCTCATAATCTCATATCTACAAGAAGACAGATCTAACGGGAGTTAGGAAGGTGAACAGATAAAAATAAGCTCGAAATGTATGGGGCAGCACTGGAGAGCCAAGATCCTCCAGCAACCTCCATAACAAAGATCAATATCAGTTTTTTATACACACAACAATGTCCATGCTTTCTAAGCCTAAACAACCATAAGGAAACAACTCTAACAATCCAAAACACCCTTAAGTAAATTGAGGCCTTCTGCTGATATACTCCTCCTGACCCGAGAAGGAGGTGTCTCTATCCTAGGAGGAGGGTCTGGGGAGAAACATATCACTATGACAGTCAAATTATCACACGAGTTACGCTTTAGAGCCTCTCTGACCAGCTCTCTTGAACACCTTTGAGGATCATTATGTATCATTAGTTCTTTCCTTGCCATGGTCACAGCACATTGGTTACTCATTACATCCCATAGGCCGTCACAGCCCATGATCAAGAACTCGTCATCCTCAGTGAGGATGATTTCCTGCAGCTCTGGCTCAGAACTCAAGGGGCAGGCAGAACCCTTTGGACCCTTCATGTGCCAGTCTCCCAAGGCACGGGAAACAGATAACTGCCCATTCAGGTAACCATCGTACACCACTCCACCAAGTTTCTCAATCCTTAGCCTTTCCGAAGTGCAATCTGGTTTCTGGTCTTTTGACATCTCAATTGCTCTACCTCGCCTCCCCAGTACAGCTCTGCAGTCCCCGGCATTGGCAACTATCATGGTCCTGTCCACGATGAAATTTCACAACTTGAGAAAGATTGCCAATAAAACTGCATGGGGCAATAACATGCATGTTGAAAACTCGTAAGTTTCTTACCCCTAACTTTTGCCTCCCATGTCCAAAGAGCAAAAAAACAAATCACTTCTGTAGTTACTTAGAATTTTAGTTTCGATTCCTTTATAATGGTTATGTGAGTATTAAGTAACTTCAGTCATTGACGAGAGAATCAATCTTTAGATTCTTTTTATCTGATTCCTTTATATTCAGGATATAAGGATAAGGTAAATAACTTCAGTCATTGATGAGGAAATCAATTTTTGATATTCTAAGTTTTAATACATTTATGATTTACCAGGTATTTGTTCGTAGTAATTGAGTGTTAAATGTCTTCATCAACCACTATTTTGATTTACTTACTTTATACTTGAAAGTGAATTGTTAACTTTAAAGGAGTAAGATACCGGAATATTTTCCAGGAAAGTTGATTAAATAAGTCCCACTACAATGTTATCGGTTACTGCTAGGGTGATGATGAAGCAACTTCCACACATAAACTAATGCTTGCCATCATCAGTGAACTGATACAGAATCattgatattaaataattaatatgatcATAATCGAAATTGATTACCTTCCGGATACAAGAGCAGTTAAAGCAGTGGTCCCAGAGGAGATATCAAGAGAACTAGAATCTGCAAATGCATAATCTGCTTTAAGAAACGCACTTGTAATTGCCTGCCCCACGCAAGTTGGAAAATGGGAGTCCTCAACTATGAATTTGAGGATGTTATTTCTTATGAACACAGCTGCGTCTGTACCTCCATGGCCATCAAACACCTGAACAATTAGTAGAAGTTAATCAACTGCTGAACTTAACATCAAAACAATATAGTGTCTCCATCACACCATGTGGGCAA
This DNA window, taken from Vigna radiata var. radiata cultivar VC1973A chromosome 5, Vradiata_ver6, whole genome shotgun sequence, encodes the following:
- the LOC106762094 gene encoding protein seele, coding for MARSMLMSMSMLHLCFFILLGILTRTSHAVHDKCAACKAVAEELEIGLSRERPRNHLDMRHRLDSKGQREGKLIDYTVSELRVVELLDGLCEKMEDYTLKKDTSTHEWIKVNSWDNLTNKQEARAYSKDISSYCGRLLEDTEDELAELIKKGSVKVGGVSKVLCQDLSKHCSQTSVSHAAEVDDDENDEEL
- the LOC106761690 gene encoding uncharacterized protein LOC106761690, whose translation is MSSTMTTFGLSTVVFSVLVLTLLSANSHTTVVGARNLLEPTLPKPEVPQLPNVPELPKVPELPKNPELPKIPEIPKVPELPKVPELPKIPELLKVPEIFKVPELPNIPKPETPKVLELPKLSEIAKIPEFPKAFPATHP
- the LOC106762093 gene encoding probable protein phosphatase 2C 27, with product MHDLGVVMPVGMDFPPPFVVIEDKDSAFAMEDDKSGDLDNLKPIVKGKPPRHVSSLRHSVSTTRLMAVADLSLEVGVTGSKSSSEEKTEFLPIFRSGSCAERGPKQYMEDEHVCIDDLIQHIGPASTIPLPGAFYGVFDGHGGTDAAVFIRNNILKFIVEDSHFPTCVGQAITSAFLKADYAFADSSSLDISSGTTALTALVSGRTMIVANAGDCRAVLGRRGRAIEMSKDQKPDCTSERLRIEKLGGVVYDGYLNGQLSVSRALGDWHMKGPKGSACPLSSEPELQEIILTEDDEFLIMGCDGLWDVMSNQCAVTMARKELMIHNDPQRCSRELVREALKRNSCDNLTVIVICFSPDPPPRIETPPSRVRRSISAEGLNLLKGVLDC
- the LOC106762563 gene encoding F-box/kelch-repeat protein At5g42350 — its product is MFSGRLGADESYCQDLQNLSVSKRLVRSFSQRLKKKNNRNAGEEDGDVNGVSLRCLNLYGRGGGCKVGADTSDDFGDSNSRRRSSASDEGKGYKPICGPEETAVDCFSYGVKDRFWRRHNRKNSELEEFLTNNTMHIFLPDDILEMCLVRLPLTSLMNARLVCKKWRSLTTTPRFLQMRREGSYQSPWLFLFGAVKDGFCSGEIHALDVSLNQWHRIDAHFLRGRFLFSVAGIHDDIFIVGGCSSLTNFGKVDRSSYRTHKGVLVFSPLTKSWRKMPYMKYARSNPILGVSEVSLDFPTCQSHQSRQDRRFPRSRIGGISDVYEDPHKLSLRRHCRSSINETEALSLPSRKAYKFVRQKSDHSSSKGSKRFLLIAVGGLGSWDEPLDSGEIYDSVSNKWTEIPRLPFDFGVARSGIVCGRMFYVYSETDKLAAYDIERGFWIGIQTTPIPPRVHEYYPILVSSSGRLFMFSVSWCEGDGQIGQRNKAVRKLWELDLTYLTWTEASVHPDAPMDWSAIFLSDKNLIFGVEMFKIFGRVLGFFTVCDVSDITKWNHISGNHVTHELDGSSCLTKSVAVLHL